Genomic DNA from Budorcas taxicolor isolate Tak-1 chromosome 5, Takin1.1, whole genome shotgun sequence:
GTGTGTAGGCATGCAGCGGTGGGAGCTGTAGGAAGGGGGTGCGTGTACCCCACTGAGGACCTGACCACCCCCTCCAAACAAGGCCCCTTCAGAGGAGGGCTAGCGGCTGGTCAGGTTGGGGAGGGCCGGCACCTCCAGGCTCCACCACCTCACCCCTGCTTGGCCCCTTTGCTCTGTTGATCAGGGGAAAGTGGAAGACCTGGATGGACCACGACTTTGAGATGCAGCCGCATGGGGCCCCCGGCCCCGGAAACTCCTCCCGCAGCCACCTGCTGGGCCGCCCAGCCCGCCCCTCTAAGCTCCCCGGCGGGGTGTCACCTCTCATCCCTGTTCTCAAGAAGACCTTCCATCTGGATGCTTTCTCCCCAAGCCACATCCCACAGGCTTCCAGCCGACCGGGCCTTGGAGCGAGGGCCTGGAGCGAGTCCTCCCAGGAGACTGGCAAGAGCCTGGCATCCAGGAAGTTCAGTTCCATCTCCTTAACAGTCCATCCGCACAGGCAGGCACggcccctgggccccctgccttctCACTGGGAAGAGCTGTCCAGCCCGGGCAGGGAGGCAGCCACCCACGGAGGAAGGAGGCTGCCCACAGTTGGCTCGTCATCAGTGACCCTAGTGCCAGGGGACAGGGTCCACTCCGAGGGCCCAGGGAACCCAGGTCTGGCCAAACCCAGCAGGATGCCCACAGTGGAGAAGCCCCTGGTGAGCTCGTACCTGACCCTACCATTCCAGTCCCGCTTGGCTCCGAGTCCACCAGGTCCTGCGGGGCCAGGCTCAGTGGGTCCAAGGCACCCCGTTCCAGTGACTGCACACGTTCCTGCCAGAGCTTCTCCAGGAAGAGGCAAACCCCGGTCCAGGGGTATTCCAAGACCCCGGCTCCATCTCCAAAGGGCCTCCCCTACCACAGGGCCCGCGATGGCCATGGACTTGGCTGCTCTGGATACAAGGCCACGCACAGCCAGCCGTTTATCCACAAGGACCACCAACAGACCCGGCTTGACTGTCAACTTGGCTACACCAAATCCATCCAGACTGGACACAGGCATTGAGTCCCCTGATCTGGATACCAATCTGGGCTCGGCCGTGGATGGGGCTACAGTAGGCACAAGCAAGCCTGGCAGGGGCATGGACTCGGTAACTCCAGACCCGGACAAGGTGGGCAAAGCCATAGCCACAGAGGGCATAGCCAAGCCAAAATCCACCACAGGGGGTGCAGCCATGGAACGGGCAGCCCCAGATCCAGTCAAGCTGGGCACAGCCAGGCCGGACACAGTCATGCTGGTGAACACAGCCAAGCTGGGTGTGACTACGAATTCTCCAGCTGTGGATAtaagcaggttggtcatagccatGGGTCCAGCTGTGCCAGTCACCCCAGACCCGGCTGCTGGTGAGACCACACTGGATGGTGTCATCAACCTGGCGACATCAGACGTTGCCACCCAGCCATCAATGCTGAGCCGAAGCACAGATGCAGCCCTGGGCCACCCTACAGCAGATGCTGCTACGGACTGGGCCGCAGAGCTGGACCGGGCCAGAGAAACCAAAGGTAAACGCAAAGAGCTGGGCTGGGGAGGCACTGGGCTGCTGAGGGTGGGCGGGCAGGGGTGTAAGGGCCTGGAGAGAGGTTATGCTTGGCTAGATCTGGAAAGggagggaagatttttttttttaaggtgagaatgccatttattttaatttctatgtatttagtttatttatctggttgtgctgggtcttagttgtggcacatgcaacatgtgggatcttacttccctgaccaggggtccaatccgtgctccctgcattggaaggtggattctgagcctctggaccaccaggaaagtcctgggagGGAAGATTTTAAGGTCAGAGTTGAATGAGCTGGGGGAAGGGGATGGGATTGAGGGGCAGGACACAAGAGAGGCAGCCTGAGCTGGGTCCCAAACTGCCAGTCAGAGTTCAAGCTGAGGGAAGCCTTCAGAAGAAAGGCTTGCAGGTGTAATTTGTGGGAGAGCAGTTATGCCGTGTTTGTCCTTTGCCATCTTCCATGACTATCTCTCTGTTCCCCGAAGACCTAAAATAATCAGGTGAGCTATAGGTGAGTCCAGCTTGAAAGCAACCCACCTACATGAGAATGTAGACCAGCACTTCAGTAAGTGGTGATTTGTCTAACAGTCAacactgccaggctcttccagaTGTGAACAGTGATCTCACACTATTAGTGAGACCTAAATCATTCCCATTCAGCCTTTCAGGAAGATAgctgttgctgtttcctttttttttttaacattaaaaagtttatttatttggctgtactgggtctcagttgcagcatgcaggatcctcgATCT
This window encodes:
- the SEPTIN3 gene encoding neuronal-specific septin-3 gives rise to the protein MDHDFEMQPHGAPGPGNSSRSHLLGRPARPSKLPGGVSPLIPVLKKTFHLDAFSPSHIPQASSRPGLGARAWSESSQETGKSLASRKFSSISLTVHPHRQARPLGPLPSHWEELSSPGREAATHGGRRLPTVGSSSVTLVPGDRVHSEGPGNPGLAKPSRMPTVEKPLVSSYLTLPFQSRLAPSPPGPAGPGSVGPRHPVPVTAHVPARASPGRGKPRSRGIPRPRLHLQRASPTTGPAMAMDLAALDTRPRTASRLSTRTTNRPGLTVNLATPNPSRLDTGIESPDLDTNLGSAVDGATVGTSKPGRGMDSVTPDPDKVGKAIATEGIAKPKSTTGGAAMERAAPDPVKLGTARPDTVMLVNTAKLGVTTNSPAVDISRLVIAMGPAVPVTPDPAAGETTLDGVINLATSDVATQPSMLSRSTDAALGHPTADAATDWAAELDRARETKGLPETRTDAAMSELVPEPRPKPAVPMKPVGINPNLLGYIGIDTIIEQMRKKTMKTGFDFNIMVVGQSGLGKSTLVNTLFKSQVSRKASSWNREEKIPKTVEIKAIGHVIEEGGVKMKLTVIDTPGFGDQINNENCWEPIEKYVNEQYEKFLKEEVNIARKKRIPDTRVHCCLYFISPTGHSLRPLDLEFMKHLSKVVNIIPVIAKADTMTLEEKSEFKQRVRKELEVNGIEFYPQKEFDEDLEDKTENDKIRQESMPFAVVGSDKEYQVNGKRVLGRKTPWGIIEVENLNHCEFALLRDFVIRTHLQDLKEVTHNIHYETYRAKRLNDNGGLPPGEGLLGTVLPPVPATPCPTAE